The DNA sequence tacgtatgacttcattactcttcttgacttctctatctaacccgtacctgcaaacctggggaatttgggagaggggtgagctactagagcccagtgagcagaatagtaaagcatttaaaacatatgataacatgaaatgcatcacatcacaactaatcatatcaaggatgaacttgtcaccatttagccctctacataatccaatcatgccaggggcgtagtgcaggccacacctggtctttctcttatacataacataacataacatacataatccatgatgccgggggcgtagtgcaggccacatccggtctttctcttacatagtgccaggggcgtagtgcaggccacacctggacttccatatcatatcatcatgtcataacatatgagggctaatggatcattcaacattcatccacatcaacaacatattatgcaatgcaacatattcgtgatttctaatgcaagcatcctaaaatatcacatggcatccgtgatgcatgaacatgctcaaaactaatttatttacttatttaaaagcataagagtcattccactcacctcggctAGCTcagacactgactgaagcagctgactcactgctgaggtcctcagttcctcgggtccgaacctacacaggtggactcaaatgagggaccaaataactagaacataactctaaaaacatcccccaaaaaccccctaaaacacctcaaaacaatcatgtaaaaacatgcaaaggaaggcagaacagggcaggttcggcggcaccttcggcggccgaaagtcccagacagagacgaaagtctcttttcgggggcaacttcggcagccgaaaggcctgcctcccaagccatgttcggcggccgaaagtccttcggctaccgaacctggtttctgccaaagggcagaaacttggctcccttgcacaaaaacttctcctttccattccaacatgcatataactcatccaaaccatgcaaatatacatacattggctcctaggggcttcaaactaacttaaaccccaactacaacacacaacaacaacacaaatccaacatacattgctcaaaacataacattaactcaaaaacctaactatgagctaaacatgcattctaccccatagatcttgcataaaacttactttaaacatgaaatgggcttaagattggctcttacctcttgaagatcgagggagagacgtcctaaactcggaggtgggagattttgagttcttgaacctcaaagctccaaaacttgctttaaactcgaaaatcttcaaaacaacgtaaaaacttgtgaaaatcttgaaagatttgaaggaaagaactcaagaatggtgaggaacggcggaagggctcaccttggccgaaaatggggagaaagctcgcccatttcggctaaggggctcttttatagtggctggtcaggccacattcgggagccgaacgtgcctccgcatgcatgccatgttcggcggccgaacttgaggtttggcggccgaacctgggcttccctcacttatgccttcgggggcctaaggctcacccgaaaagcatgcatgttcggcggccgaactttgagtttcggcggccgaacctgagtttcctccaagggtgtttttattctaaaaactcattccctttttacttaaaatcatcaaaagcattaaaacatttcataaaaacatagttttacccatctaggggtctccgacatccgagattccaccggacggtaggaattccgataccggagtctagccgggtattacatggtgCCTAATAGAGCTGAATGGCAATTCTTGTTATTCTGGATTTGTTGTCTGCGTTAAGCCTTTGAGTTAACAATTTTGTGGAAGACAATTCTTGAGTTAACAGATGCCTAAGCTTTAGGCTTACTGTTTTACAGCATTCTTGCTCTTTCTAAAACTACAGAACAGATATCGTTTAGCACTCCCATTTCTATCTTTTCATTATAGGAAGTAACTTGATTTTATGAGATTTAATAGGTCAAAAAAGGCATGTGGAGCTGCACCAATCTCAGGGGTTAAGAAATAACAATGGTTAGTCCTATGAACTTCAACTGTCTAACTGCTCCAAAACCAAGTACTAGTCCTTAGTTTCAGGATTTCATTTGTTCCTAACTTACAaatgttttgaaaattttgagtcGTTTTCTCCtcttgaaattataaaatacttcATGTCTTCCCTTCATTATATATGTATGGACAAGAAACTGAATTAGATGTCCCAAGTGTCTCCCTGACCTACAAAATATGTTCCAATCTAGGAGGGTTCACACAATTGAGCATCTATATCAGCATTAATTTACTGTTCATCTCCAATCTTTAGCTTCTCCTGCATTGGTTTGTCCCTGCAGCTGTAGGGCTTGATGTTGATCTCTGTTGCTCATCCTTAGGTCCCCTATAGCGCAGTGATTGGGAGACCAGACCATGTGATACCCTCATGGACCAAGTCCCAAGTAGACCCCAAAAATAATCTCTTTTCTACCTGTATCAACTCagatttctcctttttttttcacaaatcAGTTTATCTATATGTGATGGATCACAAACAAAATCAGGCATTTTCTTTGAATGCTAGGCTCTACTTCGTGTCTGTTTCTTCCTCTTCCTTTGAAAGCATTCCCATAACGTATTGTCTTAAGCATGTCCAGTATCCAAGTGGTACTTGTTCTTTGTTGCATCTAAATCATCGTCGAGTATCTATCTCTCTATTTCCAATCTTTTGATGGTCCTCCATTGGCTCTTCTCACTAGTTGTGCATGTAGGCCTATTGTCCAACAACACAATGAAGCAAAAAATTTACTACAACCCATTGCTTGGAAGACAAGATCATGTGAGCTTTGTCTTAAGCCTACTCCAGCCAATGAATCTAGGCCACTAACCTATGAAATGGAGCTTTCAATCTATTATCTTAGAAACTGAttcagaaattttaatttctacttTGAATGGTTGTTCAGAAAGTTACCCTTGGGATATTAAGGCCATTGTTCTAGCCATAAAACACCTTTCTAACTCCTTTCATTTTATCAGTTTCTCTTGTATCAATAGCATTGCTAATAAAGCAGCAGAGTTTATAGCTAAATTCAGTTCCAAAGACAAATTTGCTCATAATTGGCTGGTTTGTTTGCCTCGAGAACTATTTTGTATTGTGTTTCATGATCTTTTAGTATAAGGCAAAGCTATgtgctttttttaaaaaaataaatttacaatggataacttcattttttaatataatctggaataaaattttaaaagtaataaaatgaaaattttttttcagattttttttttttttgactcttttaaactaaattaagaAGCATAGTATCTTTGTCAACAGATACATAAAACAATAGCTAATCATACTAATTCTTTGCTAATAATTTTTAgtgcaatatatatatatatttattgctACAAAAActagaatttaatttataatattgttataattagtataaaataaattttaattatttttttatttaactacaTATATTTTCAGcttataaaactaaaattaaattatattccaGAGGAATGTTAAATGAATAAAGATGATAAAGAAATTAAAGTAAGAGATGACATGCCACCGAAAAGAATACAATATTACAAAAGTCTAACACGCATGACATGTCTTATAGCTGGCAATAGTTTAGAAACATGGTGATTAGCTTTGAAGGCTTATTGACTCTTAGatttttatggaaatattaGACTTGTACTTCTGCTTTCTTATTTGCAAAGTTAAGGAATTTCATTTTTTAGCTATGGTTATTCCCCTCTTTTTGTGctttttgcatgcatgtctCCATTTCATTTACTCTTTATTTGCAATTTACTCCCATATAGGCAATTCTTGAACAACTTAAGTTGTGAAAATAATTTGTTTGTATTTCTTTGTTAATTAAGTTAGACTAGAGTACATTTACAAATTTCTTGTCCTAATTATGCTATGATGTATGTTAGCACTTAGATACGATGCAAAATGAAGTTCACAAGGAATTAAATATAGGGTGAGCCTAATATAAGCTTGATATCGAGATTTTTTCATGACTAATTAAACTGTATATAATGAGTGCATGGATCAACTATTGAACAGATCTCTATAGACGTATCCTTAAGTATAAATATTGCCTTGTTGCTCAGCAAAGAAAACTGTACAAACTTTTGATTTTAGTAATTAGGTTAAATAGAGCTAACATCTTGatcttaatttgaattttttacgcCTCATGTCATTCAGATATTAAATAGAGCTAATATcttgatttcaatttttttagatTAGGATGTCGTTCTGaccaattttttatttacttttatatattCTAGGTACAATAAGTACAATATGCATTCTGATAGAGGTTGGATGTATGCAAGACTAAAAGATAGTCTACTAAATCCTTTATTCCTTGAAGGATTAAATGAATTCATAGCAGCTGCCAAACAGTTTCCAGACTGTTTGAATGGAGAATTAATTAGGTGTCCATGTAATCGATTTAAGTGCCAAAATCGGAGTTTTGAAGATGAGAATACAGTTAGGTTTCATCCCATGAAATATGGGTTTGTTAGAGACTATTATGTATGGTATTTGCATGGCGAAATTCAAAACTACAATGTGGTCCATGGGAGAAGTAATGATTCGACTGACAACACTTACAATGTGGAATATCAACATGGTGAATTCTCTAATGCTTATGAACAACTAGTTGTAGATGCAGCAGGACCTAGTTTCTCCCCATCAATTAGTAATGAGCCTCCAAATCAATCTACTCAGAGATTGTATGACATGTTGGCCGCTGTTAATCAGGAATTGTGGCCAGGTTGTGAAAATCATTCACAATTGTCAGCTATGGCAAGGATATTGAATATCAAATCTGAACATCATTTGTCTGAACGTTGCTTTGACAATATTTGCCAATTCATCAAAGAAATTTTACCTACTGATAATTTGTTTACTGATAATTTCTACTCTACAAAGAAATTACTTGAAGGCTTGGAATTACCAATTCAGAAGATTCATAGTTGCTTAAATGGTTGTATGATATATTGGGGTGAGGATAATGAATTGCTCAGGTGCAAGGTGTGTGATCATCCGAGGTATAAACGATTGCGAAATAGTCAGAGCTCTAGTAAAACCCAAGTTGCTTATAGTAAAATGTATTACATGCCAATCACACCTAGACTACAAAGGTTGTACGCATCTAATGCTACAGCCAAGGATATGACTTGGCACGCCAATCATGGGACTGATGATGATTTAATGCATCATCCAACTGACTCGCATGCATGGAAGGTTTTTGATAACAATTGGCCTCATTTCAGTGCTGAGAAACGTAATGTCCGTCTAGGACTGTGCACCGATGGTTTTCAACCCTTTGGACAATCTGGTCAGCAATATTCATCATGGCCTGTCATACTGACACCGTACAACTTACCTCCATGGTTATGCATGAAAGGTGAGTATATGTTTCTCACTATACTTGTCCCAGGGCCTAGAAATCCAAAAGATAAGTTGGATATGTATTTACAACCCCTAGTAACTGAGCTGAAAGATTTATGGGATAATGGagttgaaacatatgatgcattcaataaagaaaatttcaacttGCAAGCTTCTTTACTGTGGACTATAAGTGATTTTCCTGCTTATGCTATATTATCTGGATGGAGCACTGCAGGACGGATCGCTTGTCCTTATTGCATGGAAGATAGTGATGCGTTCACATTGACAAGAGGAGGTAAGCAATCATGGTTTGATAATCA is a window from the Manihot esculenta cultivar AM560-2 chromosome 16, M.esculenta_v8, whole genome shotgun sequence genome containing:
- the LOC122722070 gene encoding uncharacterized protein LOC122722070; this translates as MHSDRGWMYARLKDSLLNPLFLEGLNEFIAAAKQFPDCLNGELIRCPCNRFKCQNRSFEDENTVRFHPMKYGFVRDYYVWYLHGEIQNYNVVHGRSNDSTDNTYNVEYQHGEFSNAYEQLVVDAAGPSFSPSISNEPPNQSTQRLYDMLAAVNQELWPGCENHSQLSAMARILNIKSEHHLSERCFDNICQFIKEILPTDNLFTDNFYSTKKLLEGLELPIQKIHSCLNGCMIYWGEDNELLRCKVCDHPRYKRLRNSQSSSKTQVAYSKMYYMPITPRLQRLYASNATAKDMTWHANHGTDDDLMHHPTDSHAWKVFDNNWPHFSAEKRNVRLGLCTDGFQPFGQSGQQYSSWPVILTPYNLPPWLCMKGEYMFLTILVPGPRNPKDKLDMYLQPLVTELKDLWDNGVETYDAFNKENFNLQASLLWTISDFPAYAILSGWSTAGRIACPYCMEDSDAFTLTRGGKQSWFDNHRKFLPPSHSFRRNKITFRKNVSVTKKAKPPISGEEVLKQIDELGFKRVIDEDAFEINSRLSKQCGWRKRSIFWDLPYWKSNLIRHNLDVMHIEKNFFENIINTIMSVEGKTKDNAKPRADLNVICNRPELEMDQVTGRYPKACYTLDKQSKQVLCDWLKNLKFPDGYVSNMGRVLI